In a genomic window of Macrobrachium rosenbergii isolate ZJJX-2024 chromosome 44, ASM4041242v1, whole genome shotgun sequence:
- the LOC136829201 gene encoding cuticle protein AMP1A-like, with product MKPAILAVLVAVAFGAPQDSYRAPAARSFAADGSFEVVPILRDERAHEDDGRYNFDIESANGIKASESGSPTGPKGTVVSAGEYSFTAPDGTDVVVRYVADENGFQPQSDLLPVAPEFPHPIPQFVLDQIAFAAEEDRRNPRRESEERSGTGRAQFAGYN from the exons ATGAAGCCT GCCATCCTTGCCGTCCTTGTGGCCGTAGCCTTTGGTGCCCCTCAGGACAGCTACCGGGCTCCTGCCGCTCGCTCCTTTGCCGCCGACGGCTCCTTCGAAGTTGTTCCCATCCTGAGGGACGAAAGAGCCCATGAGGACGACGGCAGATACAACTTCGACATCGAATCCGCAAATGGCATCAAGGCCTCAGAGTCAGGATCTCCCACTGGTCCCAAAGGCACCGTTGTCAGTGCTGGAGAATACTC CTTCACTGCTCCTGATGGCACCGACGTCGTCGTGAGATACGTCGCCGACGAAAACGGTTTCCAGCCCCAGTCCGACCTCCTTCCAGTGGCTCCCGAATTCCCCCACCCAATTCCCCAGTTCGTCCTTGACCAGATCGCCTTCGCTGCTGAGGAAGACAGGCGTAATCCTCGTCGAGAGTCAGAAGAGAGGTCTGGCACTGGCCGTGCCCAGTTCGCTGGGTATAATTAG
- the LOC136829200 gene encoding cuticle protein AMP1A-like: MKSVILAAFVAVAFGAPQDSYRAPAARSFAADGSFEVVPILRDERAHEDDGRYNFDIESANGIKASESGSPTGPKGTVVSAGEYSFTAPDGTDVVVRYVADENGFQPQSDLLPVAPEFPHPIPQFVLDQIAFAAEEDRRNPRRESEERSGTGRAQFAGYN; the protein is encoded by the exons ATGAAGTCT GTCATCCTTGCCGCCTTTGTGGCCGTAGCCTTTGGTGCCCCTCAGGACAGCTACCGGGCTCCTGCCGCTCGCTCCTTTGCCGCCGACGGCTCATTCGAAGTTGTTCCCATCCTGAGGGACGAAAGAGCCCATGAGGACGACGGCAGATACAACTTCGACATCGAATCCGCAAATGGCATCAAGGCCTCAGAGTCAGGATCTCCCACTGGTCCCAAAGGCACCGTTGTCAGTGCTGGAGAATACTC CTTTACTGCTCCTGATGGCACCGACGTCGTCGTGAGATACGTCGCCGACGAAAACGGTTTCCAGCCCCAGTCCGACCTCCTTCCAGTGGCTCCCGAATTCCCCCACCCAATTCCCCAGTTCGTCCTTGACCAGATCGCCTTCGCTGCTGAGGAAGACAGGCGTAATCCTCGTCGAGAGTCAGAAGAGAGGTCTGGCACTGGCCGTGCCCAATTCGCTGGGTATAATTAG
- the LOC136829202 gene encoding cuticle protein AMP1A-like — MKPAILAVLVAVAFGAPQDSYRAPAARSFAADGSFEVVPILRDERAHEDDGRYNFDIESANGIKASESGSPTGPKGTVVSAGEYSFTAPDGTDVVVRYVADENGFQPQSDLLPVAPEFPHPIPQFVLDQIAFAAEEDRRNPRRDSDERSGTARAQFAGYN, encoded by the exons ATGAAGCCT GCCATCCTTGCCGTCCTTGTGGCCGTAGCCTTTGGTGCCCCTCAGGACAGCTACCGGGCTCCTGCCGCTCGCTCCTTTGCCGCCGACGGCTCCTTCGAAGTTGTTCCCATCCTGAGGGACGAAAGAGCCCATGAGGACGACGGCAGATACAACTTCGACATCGAATCCGCAAATGGCATCAAGGCCTCAGAGTCAGGATCTCCCACTGGTCCCAAAGGCACCGTTGTCAGTGCTGGAGAATACTC CTTTACTGCTCCTGATGGCACCGACGTCGTCGTGAGATACGTCGCCGACGAAAACGGTTTCCAGCCCCAGTCCGACCTCCTTCCAGTGGCTCCCGAATTCCCCCACCCAATTCCCCAGTTCGTCCTTGACCAGATCGCCTTCGCTGCTGAGGAAGACAGGCGTAATCCTCGTCGAGACTCAGACGAGAGGTCTGGCACTGCCCGTGCCCAATTCGCTGGGTATAATTAG